The Triticum aestivum cultivar Chinese Spring chromosome 7B, IWGSC CS RefSeq v2.1, whole genome shotgun sequence genome window below encodes:
- the LOC123159365 gene encoding putative receptor-like protein kinase At4g00960, with protein sequence MAIEIESSELRRITNDFSDAQKVGSGGYGDVYKAVYNGEAIAVKLLHATKGIDDKQFIKELRNHMKVQHPNIVRLVGYCNEETKKYIELPDGTSVFGRHIYKVLCFEYMVGRSLDKRLSGISLGDEWCTHYQIIKGTCEGLCYLHNGCESRILHLDLKPANVLLDKSMKPKIADFGLSRIYTASRSHTKVDSVSGTTKYMAPELIRGSMMSDKTDVYGLGVTIIEVIRGPGGFEIYHDSGDTNFVEDVCAYWRKRDSRTNLYQVETCTKIAVRCLNHDRRKRPTIKEIVENLNGIETQGLSKDLHALTVNSCLPIPDKISTAISGRGALDVVIVYAFDCTDSTPAWYTVDNGIFWLVQEKLTNLHDSCMGYIYVMSTPNTYTSDMKVVDSAETKQTGYTGFAWRRMTCSKNMASGLAEAHKMISNRGHHNGIILFFSDGLINNGDFFDGT encoded by the exons ATGGCTATAGAAATAGAATCATCTGAGTTGAGGAGAATTACTAACGATTTTTCGGATGCCCAGAAAGTTGGAAGTGGTGGCTATGGAGACGTTTACAAG GCAGTCTACAATGGGGAAGCCATAGCAGTGAAGTTGCTTCATGCGACCAAAGGCATTGACGACAAACAATTTATTAAGGAACTCCGTAACCATATGAAGGTCCAACATCCAAACATTGTACGGCTAGTTGGGTATTGCAATGAAGAAACTAAGAAATATATTGAGCTACCTGATGGCACGTCTGTTTTTGGTAGACACATATACAAAGTGCTCTGCTTTGAATATATGGTCGGTAGAAGCTTAGACAAGCGTCTGTCTG GAATTTCTCTGGGAGATGAATGGTGCACACATTACCAAATAATAAAGGGGACTTGTGAAGGTTTGTGTTATCTTCACAATGGATGTGAAAGTCGGATCCTCCACTTGGATCTAAAGCCTGCCAATGTGTTACTTGACAAGAGCATGAAACCGAAAATTGCGGATTTTGGATTGTCAAGGATCTACACTGCAAGCCGTAGCCATACCAAAGTTGATTCAGTTTCAGGGACAAC GAAATACATGGCGCCTGAATTAATACGTGGGAGCATGATGTCAGACAAGACTGATGTCTACGGTTTAGGTGTTACAATCATAGAAGTAATTAGGGGACCTGGTGGTTTTGAAATTTATCACGACTCAGGGGACACAAATTTTGTTGAAGAT GTGTGTGCATATTGGAGGAAGAGGGATAGCAGAACAAATTTATATCAAGTGGAGACATGCACCAAAATTGCAGTACGTTGTCTCAATCATGATAGAAGGAAGAGACCCACAATAAAGGAGATTGTAGAAAACTTGAATGGTATAGAAACTCAGGGTTTGAGCAAG GATCTCCATGCCCTCACGGTGAATTCTTGCCTCCCTATTCCAGACAAGATTTCCACTGCCATTTCAG GAAGGGGGGCACTGGATGTGGTGATTGTGTATGCCTTTGATTGTACTGACTCAACCCCAGCCTGGTACACAGTGGATAATGGGATCTTTTGGTTGGTGCAAGAGAAGCTAACCAACTTGCATGATAGTTGCATGGGCTATATTTACGTCATGTCAACGCCTAACACATACACATCGGATATGAAAGTAGTTGACTCAGCTGAGACAAAGCAAACTGGCTACACGGGATTCGCTTGGCGCAGGATGACCTGCAGTAAAAATATGGCATCAGGCCTTGCTGAGGCGCATAAAATGATCAGCAATCGTGGCCACCACAACggcatcatcttgttcttctctgATGGGTTAATAAACAATGGGGACTTTTTTGATGGAACATAG